A window of the Macaca nemestrina isolate mMacNem1 chromosome X, mMacNem.hap1, whole genome shotgun sequence genome harbors these coding sequences:
- the CBLL2 gene encoding E3 ubiquitin-protein ligase CBLL2: protein MNKMPAGEQEREYNEDRKYYSKGVKLVRKKKKIPGYSWGDIKINIIGEKDDSPIHFCDKCDLPIKIYGRIIPCKHAFCYNCANLYDKIGYKICPRCSYPVLRIEEHKRGSVFMCSVVQGCKRTYLSQKSLQAHIKRRHKRARKQVASASLEKLRPHIAPPRTEIAEIPKRLLDRDHLNYIPPEQHTMMSLPSMQQMPHEQHNQLHKDLQVPPPELSPSPPFPIQWETVSVFTRKHGNLIVDHIQNNSDSGAKKPSPPDYYPEYQSQPVVSSPCHIMPQKQHYAPPPSPSSPVNYPMPYPPQDVGTPNLVSSQAPALTTTYDLSLGYIIAQVPPYMNSPPPCAPQSQNGNSSASEFAFHHYNPNFLPQFTENQETLSPQFTQTDATDHRRWPAWKGLPPPPPTWSPPPSTLHGGSHHSYQRRHRPY from the coding sequence ATGAACAAGATGCCTGCTGGTGAACAAGAACGTGAATATAATGAAGACAGGAAGTATTACTCTAAAGGAGTTAAACtggtgagaaaaaagaaaaaaattcctggtTACTCTTGGGGGGACATTAAGATAAACATCATAGGTGAAAAGGATGATTCACCAATTCATTTCTGTGACAAATGTGATTTGCCTATTAAAATCTATGGGCGAATAATTCCATGCAAGCATGCTTTTTGCTATAACTGTGCTAATTTATATGACAAAATCGGATATAAAATATGTCCACGCTGTAGTTATCCTGTGCTGCGAATTGAGGAGCATAAACGAGGTTCTGTCTTCATGTGTAGTGTTGTTCAGGGATGCAAGAGAACGTATTTGTCTCAGAAAAGCTTACAGGCTCATATCAAACGCCGCCATAAGAGAGCTCGAAAACAAGTTGCCAGCGCTTCGCTTGAAAAACTTCGTCCTCATATTGCTCCGCCACGAACTGAAATCGCTGAAATCCCTAAAAGACTGCTAGACAGGGACCATCTAAACTATATTCCACCAGAGCAGCACACCATGATGTCACTACCGTCTATGCAACAAATGCCACACGAGCAACATAATCAGCTACATAAGGATCTTCAGGTTCCTCCCCCAGAACTATCTCCAAGTCCGCCTTTTCCCATCCAGTGGGAAACCGTTAGTGTTTTTACAAGAAAACACGGCAATTTAATAGTTGATCATATTCAGAATAACTCAGATTCTGGTGCTAAGAAGCCATCACCTCCTGACTATTATCCTGAGTATCAAAGTCAACCAGTGGTATCGTCCCCTTGTCATATTATGCCTCAAAAACAGCATTATGCACCACCTCCATCTCCATCATCACCAGTAAACTATCCAATGCCATATCCTCCTCAGGATGTAGGTACTCCTAACTTGGTTTCTAGCCAAGCGCCAGCTCTAACCACGACCTATGATCTATCACTTGGATATATTATTGCCCAGGTGCCACCTTATATGAATTCTCCTCCACCATGTGCTCCCCAGTCTCAAAATGGTAATTCATCTGCAAGTGAATTTGCTTTTCACCACTACAACCCTAACTTTTTACCTCAGTTCACTGAAAATCAAGAAACCTTGAGCCCTCAGTTTACACAAACAGATGCAACGGATCACAGACGATGGCCTGCATGGAAAGGACTGCCACCTCCTCCACCAACATGGAGTCCACCTCCTTCAACCCTACATGGTGGATCACATCATTCATACCAGAGAAGACATAGACCATACTAA